In one window of Brassica rapa cultivar Chiifu-401-42 chromosome A07, CAAS_Brap_v3.01, whole genome shotgun sequence DNA:
- the LOC103829343 gene encoding F-box protein At1g22220-like, protein MDVFDGLPDAIVVDILNKVGDVKTLHRCSSVCKRFNSLVPQSESLFFRLDQDVTTESRPDSPVSNIFQSLVKSFQGFLSLFSKPAKPIRFTNLSPNIPSKILSRFDRIKNLEVELPGGDVSLEKGAAVKWKAEFGKTLKTCVVVAFRSASTVSSSSPGGESDAIGLETRVVWTISALMAASTRHFLMSEVVKEHKEMESLVMHDVGGEGTVVMGTEGLREFGNTEEARGGEADERVMKNRRSVVPKVRMSMRHAPSLKLKSGIYLESATLVMVRPSEGYSDVGDDELATEAFAGNCMYGEAVVALLKREKINLEINSF, encoded by the coding sequence ATGGACGTTTTTGATGGACTTCCAGATGCGATCGTTGTCGATATCTTGAACAAAGTCGGTGACGTCAAAACCTTACATCGTTGCAGTTCTGTCTGCAAGCGATTCAACTCGCTTGTACCTCAGTCCGAGTCACTCTTCTTCCGACTCGACCAGGACGTTACCACCGAGTCACGGCCCGATTCTCCCGTCAGCAACATTTTCCAATCATTAGTCAAGTCCTTCCAAGGCTTCCTCTCTTTATTCTCTAAACCGGCTAAACCGATCCGGTTCACGAATCTTTCACCGAATATTCCTTCCAAGATTCTATCTCGGTTTGACCGGATCAAGAATCTTGAGGTCGAGCTTCCCGGCGGCGATGTAAGCCTTGAGAAAGGCGCCGCCGTTAAGTGGAAAGCAGAGTTTGGTAAAACTCTTAAAACATGCGTCGTCGTCGCGTTTCGCTCCGCCTCCACCGTGTCCTCTTCTTCTCCGGGCGGTGAGTCAGACGCCATTGGACTGGAAACGCGCGTGGTGTGGACGATAAGCGCTTTGATGGCCGCGTCGACTCGTCATTTTTTGATGAGCGAAGTCGTGAAGGAGCATAAAGAAATGGAAAGTTTGGTGATGCATGACGTAGGAGGAGAAGGCACGGTGGTGATGGGAACAGAGGGTCTGAGAGAGTTTGGAAACACGGAGGAGGCGCGTGGGGGAGAAGCAGACGAACGCGTGATGAAAAACCGGCGGAGTGTTGTCCCGAAAGTGAGGATGAGCATGAGGCACGCGCCGTCGCTTAAGCTCAAAAGCGGCATCTATTTAGAATCTGCGACGCTCGTGATGGTAAGGCCGAGCGAAGGATATTCCGACGTTGGAGATGATGAGTTGGCGACGGAGGCTTTCGCCGGGAACTGTATGTACGGTGAAGCGGTGGTCGCTTTGTTAAAACGTGAGAagattaatttagaaattaattcattttaa
- the LOC103829346 gene encoding endoplasmic reticulum-Golgi intermediate compartment protein 3 isoform X2 has product MNRLRNLDAYPKINEDFYNRTLSGGLITLFSSLLMLILFFSELRLYMHPVTETQLRVDTSRGEKLRINFDVTFPALQCSIISIDTMDISGERHLDVRHDIIKRRLDSHGNVIESKQDGIGHTKIEKPLQKHGGRLEHNETYCGSCFGAETTDDTCCNSCEEVREAYRKKGWALSDPESIDQCKREGYVQKVKDEEGEGCNLHGFLEVNKVAGNFHFVPGQSFHQSGFQFGDLIFFQQGNYNISHKVNRLAFGDFFPGVVNPLDGVQWNQEKQNGVYQYFVKVVPSIYTDVHGHTIQSNQFSVTEHFQKMEAGRMQSPPGVFFYYDLSPIKVIFEEQHVEFLHFLTNVCAIVGGIFTVSGIVDSFIYHGQRAIKKKMEIGKFN; this is encoded by the exons ATGAACAGGTTGAGGAATCTGGACGCTTACCCCAAAATCAATGAAGATTTCTACAACCGTACTCTTTCCGGCGGCCTCATCACCCTCTTCTCCTCCCTCCTCATGCTAATTCTCTTCTTCTCCGAGCTTC GGCTTTATATGCATCCTGTTACGGAGACTCAGCTCCGTGTTGATACGTCAAGAGGAGAGAAGCTACGTATCAAT TTTGATGTTACGTTCCCTGCGCTTCAATGCTCGATCATTAGTATTGATACAATGGATATTAGCGGAGAGCGGCACCTTGATGTG CGACatgatattattaaaagaagATTAGACTCTCATGGCAATGTCATTGAGTCCAAACAAGATGGAATTGGTCATACTAAG ATTGAGAAACCTTTACAGAAACATGGTGGAAGGTTGGAGCACAATGAAACGTATTGTGGTTCCTGCTTTGGAGCCGAAACG ACGGATGATACTTGTTGTAATTCATGTGAAGAAGTTCGTGAAGCTTATCGAAAGAAAGGTTGGGCCCTCTCTGACCCTGAATCTATCGACCAG TGTAAAAGAGAAGGATATGTGCAAAAGGTGAAAGATGAAGAAGGTGAAGGCTGTAACCTTCACGGTTTCTTGGAAGTTAATAAAGTCGCTGGGAATTTTCATTTCGTTCCAGGACAAAGCTTTCATCAATCCGGTTTCCAATTTGGTGATCTTATATTTTTCCAGCAAGGGAACTACAAT ATTAGCCACAAGGTTAACAGGCTGGCCTTTGGAGACTTTTTCCCCGGTGTAGTGAACCCTCTAGATGG TGTGCAGTGGAATCAGGAGAAACAAAATGGCGTGTATCAATATTTCGTCAAG GTGGTACCAAGCATTTACACTGATGTTCATGGGCATACCATTCAGTCAAACCAG TTCTCTGTGACAGAACATTTCCAGAAAATGGAAGCAGGTCGAATGCAATCTCCGCCTGGTGTTTTCTTCTACTATGATCTTTCGCCGATTAAG GTGATATTTGAGGAGCAGCATGTGGAGTTCTTGCACTTCCTAACAAATGTTTGTGCTATAGTAGGAGGTATCTTCACCGTATCAGGAATAGTGGATTCGTTCATATACCATGGACAAAGAGCAATTAAGAAGAAAATGGAGATTGGTAAATTCAACtga
- the LOC103829346 gene encoding endoplasmic reticulum-Golgi intermediate compartment protein 3 isoform X1 yields MNRLRNLDAYPKINEDFYNRTLSGGLITLFSSLLMLILFFSELRLYMHPVTETQLRVDTSRGEKLRINFDVTFPALQCSIISIDTMDISGERHLDVRHDIIKRRLDSHGNVIESKQDGIGHTKIEKPLQKHGGRLEHNETYCGSCFGAETTDDTCCNSCEEVREAYRKKGWALSDPESIDQCKREGYVQKVKDEEGEGCNLHGFLEVNKVAGNFHFVPGQSFHQSGFQFGDLIFFQQGNYNISHKVNRLAFGDFFPGVVNPLDGYKLLSLPIHYTGLLSSYHLKYYLGSLSVQWNQEKQNGVYQYFVKVVPSIYTDVHGHTIQSNQFSVTEHFQKMEAGRMQSPPGVFFYYDLSPIKVIFEEQHVEFLHFLTNVCAIVGGIFTVSGIVDSFIYHGQRAIKKKMEIGKFN; encoded by the exons ATGAACAGGTTGAGGAATCTGGACGCTTACCCCAAAATCAATGAAGATTTCTACAACCGTACTCTTTCCGGCGGCCTCATCACCCTCTTCTCCTCCCTCCTCATGCTAATTCTCTTCTTCTCCGAGCTTC GGCTTTATATGCATCCTGTTACGGAGACTCAGCTCCGTGTTGATACGTCAAGAGGAGAGAAGCTACGTATCAAT TTTGATGTTACGTTCCCTGCGCTTCAATGCTCGATCATTAGTATTGATACAATGGATATTAGCGGAGAGCGGCACCTTGATGTG CGACatgatattattaaaagaagATTAGACTCTCATGGCAATGTCATTGAGTCCAAACAAGATGGAATTGGTCATACTAAG ATTGAGAAACCTTTACAGAAACATGGTGGAAGGTTGGAGCACAATGAAACGTATTGTGGTTCCTGCTTTGGAGCCGAAACG ACGGATGATACTTGTTGTAATTCATGTGAAGAAGTTCGTGAAGCTTATCGAAAGAAAGGTTGGGCCCTCTCTGACCCTGAATCTATCGACCAG TGTAAAAGAGAAGGATATGTGCAAAAGGTGAAAGATGAAGAAGGTGAAGGCTGTAACCTTCACGGTTTCTTGGAAGTTAATAAAGTCGCTGGGAATTTTCATTTCGTTCCAGGACAAAGCTTTCATCAATCCGGTTTCCAATTTGGTGATCTTATATTTTTCCAGCAAGGGAACTACAAT ATTAGCCACAAGGTTAACAGGCTGGCCTTTGGAGACTTTTTCCCCGGTGTAGTGAACCCTCTAGATGGGTATAAACTTCTCTCTCTCCCAATTCATTATACAGGCCTTTTATCGTCTTATCATCTGAAATATTATCTTGGTTCTCTCAGTGTGCAGTGGAATCAGGAGAAACAAAATGGCGTGTATCAATATTTCGTCAAG GTGGTACCAAGCATTTACACTGATGTTCATGGGCATACCATTCAGTCAAACCAG TTCTCTGTGACAGAACATTTCCAGAAAATGGAAGCAGGTCGAATGCAATCTCCGCCTGGTGTTTTCTTCTACTATGATCTTTCGCCGATTAAG GTGATATTTGAGGAGCAGCATGTGGAGTTCTTGCACTTCCTAACAAATGTTTGTGCTATAGTAGGAGGTATCTTCACCGTATCAGGAATAGTGGATTCGTTCATATACCATGGACAAAGAGCAATTAAGAAGAAAATGGAGATTGGTAAATTCAACtga